In the Uranotaenia lowii strain MFRU-FL chromosome 1, ASM2978415v1, whole genome shotgun sequence genome, ATAGATCAACATGTCGCAACCCTTGTTCCGGTACAGTCTGGCCAGCTCGTCGAATCGTATGTCGTAGCAGATTCCGATGCCAATTTTGGCATCATCAACGGGGATGATGGCCAGTTTTTCCCCACCGGACAGCACGTCAGATTCACGAAAAGTGATTGCCCCGGGAATATTTATATCGAACAGGTGGATCTTCCTATAGGTTGCCATCAGGGAACCTTCCGGGGACCAAACCGTGCAAGTGTTGTAgatttttccactcccatcggCCGTCTTTTCCGGAATCGTCCCTCCGATCAGGTAGATGCCTAACTCTTTGGCCACATCGGATAAACTGCGGCACGTCTCTCCAGTGGGCACTTCTTCGGCGTACTTGGCAAAGTACTGGGTGCCATATGGACAGTTGAAGCATTCCGGAAGTGCCACAACTCGGGCACCATTATCCTTGGCCGCCGACCGAATCTTTGTCAGGGCATTGGAAATGTTTTCCTCCTTACTCGGGCCAACCCGGAGCTGTAGCAACGCGATTCGGAAACCGGCTTAAAAACCAAACAAATTAGATCTTTACCTTCAATAacacaaaaaaccaaaaacaaacggATGCAACTTACCTCTAGCCATTTCCAACATACTCCTTCGTAATGCAAACTGAAAGTCACGTCcttatcaggttttttttaataaatacaaGACTGGTGGTTTATAAACCATCAATATACTCTTGCTCTATCTCGCAGCTTCGCGGTTTATCTGTTATCAGTTCAAGTTTGCGACTTGTTTTTAATTTGGGGTACATTCGTTTCACACTGTATTCGTAGCCGTTCAAGCCTGCGgcttgtttttaatttgtttcacaCGTTATTCGTAACAAAAATACTGCCCGCCCAATAaagctttcaatctttcaaatgTCAGAGCTTATCCTCTCTGGTGGAGAACATTGTAACTAAATATGAAAAGCTTCGTGTGGTGCTTTTCCGGATAACCTCAACTAAAACAAGCTTTTCAGGACCATCTAATGAAAAAGGTGAGCAAACCAATCTCATAATCATTTtacgaaatgaaaattttaaatctgaattctgaaccctaaatctaaatctgagttttgaatctaaattctgaattctgaatttgaattccgaatctgagttctgaatctgaattctgaattctgaatctgaattctgaattctgaatctgaattctgaatctgaatccttaatctgaattctgcatctaaattctgaaaatgaattctaaatctgaattctgaattctgaatcagaattcggaatctgaattctgaatctgaattctgaattctgaattctgaatctgaattctgaatctgaattctgaatctgaattctgaatctgaattctgaatctgaattctgaatctgaattctgaatctgaattctgaatctgaattctgaatccgaattctgaatctgaattctgaatctgaattctgaatctgaattctgaatctgaattctgaatctgaattctgaatctgaattctgaatctgaattatgtacctgaattctgaatctgaattctgaatctaaattcagtCTTCGTAGAGATTCGGACACGAGCACACGCTTTAAAGCTGAGCTCCGTTTTAACAAACACGTTGCGTTATCGCGTGgtgatcattttttttgctttcaaacGGAAACTTCTAGTACCGACGTCAAAATGGATTCTACTCGCAAGAATACTttgaaaatagtgttttctGATGTGACAAAGCACCCGTATGAAACGATCATTAATTCTCTTGGAGAATGATTTTTCTTACACTTTCCACCACACTTACTGCCCGCCTCTGCACATTAGAAGAATTTCCTGCACAGCGGATGAATTTCTGGCACTTTTCTATAGCACTATAGCACTTTTCTATAGCACAATAAGCTAGCTCAATCAGCACAATTTATGAGAAAATTGCAGTATTTCAATGCTTCTTGTTCTCTCACAGAGGCTAGTTTGTATTcatctgggggaggaagactgaataaaaatagaaaaaaatctttcaaacgtcaaatttctctcatcaatctaccgaccagtgcgaacgttcaaaattttactctcTTATTAagtgattttgaataaaacttgtttgatgc is a window encoding:
- the LOC129742991 gene encoding omega-amidase NIT2-like, translating into MLEMARAGFRIALLQLRVGPSKEENISNALTKIRSAAKDNGARVVALPECFNCPYGTQYFAKYAEEVPTGETCRSLSDVAKELGIYLIGGTIPEKTADGSGKIYNTCTVWSPEGSLMATYRKIHLFDINIPGAITFRESDVLSGGEKLAIIPVDDAKIGIGICYDIRFDELARLYRNKGCDMLIYPGAFNMKTGPLHWELLARGRANDTQSYVATISPARDASAGYIAWGHSMVVDPWAQVVGSAKEGEEMVLADVELRKVDEVRAQIPIFSQRRTDLYDTKDLKS